A DNA window from Pseudarthrobacter sp. W1I19 contains the following coding sequences:
- the treS gene encoding maltose alpha-D-glucosyltransferase — protein sequence MSFNPQSSGRHFTPKSTFELNAPGLQHDPLWYRKAVFYEVLVRAFADANGDGSGDFSGLIDRLDYLQWLGVDCLWLPPFFQSPLRDGGYDISDYNSVLDEFGTITDFKRLVAEAHARGVRVIIDLPLNHTSDQHPWFQESRKDPDGPYGDFYVWSDTDEKYQDARIIFVDTEESNWTFDPIRRQFFWHRFFSHQPDLNFENPKVIEALFDVVRFWLDQGIDGFRADAIPYLYEEEGTNCENLPATHEFLRRLRAMVDESYPGRVIIAEANQPPNEVVEYFGTEEEPECHMAFHFPIMPRLYYALRDQKAAPIIETMQDTPDIPEGAQWGTFLRNHDELTLEMVTADERAAMLGWYAPDPRMRANIGIRRRLAPLLDNSRAEIELINALLLSLPGSPFLYYGDEIGMGDNIWLEDRDAVRTPMQWNPDRNAGFSHADPGKLYLPVIQSLVYNYNMANVEAEAAHSGSLLRWTRQILSVRKNHPSFGLGSFKHVEADHDAVLAYLRELPDGNSAGVDGETVLCAFNLSQHPVAARLRIPDYAGRGLRDVFGGQPFPGINEDGTLTLTLGSHDFFWLRVRSAASNPSSPYTQAMPILSIEN from the coding sequence GTGAGTTTTAATCCGCAAAGTTCGGGCCGGCATTTCACGCCGAAGAGCACCTTCGAACTGAACGCGCCGGGCCTGCAGCACGATCCTCTGTGGTACCGGAAGGCCGTTTTCTATGAGGTCCTCGTCAGAGCTTTTGCGGATGCCAACGGTGACGGCTCGGGAGATTTCTCGGGCCTCATCGACAGGCTCGACTACCTGCAGTGGCTGGGCGTGGACTGCCTCTGGCTGCCCCCGTTCTTCCAGTCGCCGCTGCGCGACGGCGGATACGACATCTCCGACTACAACTCGGTGCTGGACGAGTTCGGCACCATTACCGATTTCAAGCGGCTGGTGGCGGAAGCACACGCCAGGGGCGTGCGGGTCATCATCGACCTGCCCCTGAACCACACCTCGGACCAGCATCCGTGGTTCCAGGAATCGCGGAAGGACCCCGACGGCCCGTACGGCGACTTCTATGTGTGGAGTGACACGGACGAGAAGTACCAGGACGCCCGGATCATCTTTGTGGACACCGAGGAATCAAACTGGACGTTCGACCCCATCCGGCGGCAGTTTTTCTGGCACCGGTTCTTCAGCCACCAGCCCGACCTGAACTTCGAGAACCCCAAGGTCATCGAGGCCCTGTTCGACGTGGTGCGGTTCTGGCTCGACCAGGGCATCGACGGGTTCCGTGCCGACGCCATCCCCTACCTTTATGAGGAGGAGGGCACCAACTGCGAGAACCTGCCAGCCACCCACGAATTCCTCCGCAGGCTGCGCGCCATGGTGGACGAGAGTTACCCCGGCCGCGTCATCATTGCTGAGGCCAACCAGCCGCCCAACGAGGTGGTGGAGTACTTCGGCACGGAAGAGGAACCCGAATGCCACATGGCCTTCCATTTCCCGATCATGCCGCGCCTGTACTACGCGCTCCGGGACCAAAAGGCCGCGCCCATCATTGAGACCATGCAGGACACACCGGATATCCCCGAGGGCGCGCAGTGGGGAACCTTCCTGCGGAACCATGACGAGCTGACCCTTGAGATGGTCACCGCGGACGAGCGGGCCGCCATGCTTGGCTGGTACGCGCCGGACCCCCGAATGCGGGCCAACATCGGCATCCGCCGCCGGCTGGCGCCCCTGCTGGACAACTCCAGGGCAGAAATCGAACTGATCAACGCCCTGCTGCTCTCGCTGCCCGGCAGCCCGTTCCTGTATTACGGGGACGAGATCGGCATGGGGGACAACATCTGGCTCGAAGACCGGGACGCCGTCCGCACCCCCATGCAGTGGAACCCCGACCGCAACGCAGGCTTCTCCCACGCGGACCCCGGCAAGCTCTACCTGCCGGTCATCCAGTCCCTGGTCTATAACTACAACATGGCCAACGTCGAGGCCGAGGCTGCGCACTCGGGCTCCCTGCTCCGCTGGACCCGCCAGATCCTCAGCGTCCGCAAGAACCATCCCTCGTTCGGCCTCGGTTCCTTCAAACACGTTGAGGCGGACCACGACGCCGTGCTGGCCTACCTGAGGGAGCTGCCGGACGGCAATTCCGCCGGGGTGGACGGTGAAACCGTCCTGTGTGCCTTCAATCTCTCGCAGCATCCAGTGGCCGCCAGGCTGCGCATTCCCGATTACGCCGGCCGCGGCCTTCGGGATGTGTTCGGCGGCCAGCCATTTCCTGGCATCAACGAGGACGGGACGCTGACGCTGACCCTGGGCAGCCACGATTTTTTCTGGCTGCGGGTCCGCTCGGCAGCGTCCAATCCTTCGTCCCCCTATACGCAGGCAATGCCGATCCTCTCGATTGAGAACTGA